In the Treponema maltophilum ATCC 51939 genome, GTAGGCTTCTACCGCATGGGTGAGAGCGTCGATTCCGGTAGAAGAGGTGATATGGGGCGGAAGGGTATAGGTTAATGCCGCATCAAGGACTGCATAACGGGGAATCAGCGGAAAACTGAGCAGAGCGTATTTATCGTGTTTTTCTTTATCGGTGATAATCGCGGCAAGAGTAACTTCGCTTCCGGTTCCGGCTGTTGTAGGAACTGCAATAAGGGGAGGAAGGCGGCGCAGTACCCGGAGAATACCCTTCATCTTTTCGACGCTTTTTTTAGGATACACGGCTCTGGCTCCCACAGCCTTTGCGCAGTCCATCGGAGAGCCGCCTCCTACGGCGATAATTCCTTGGGCGCCCGAGTCTTTATACAAGCTGAACGCTTCTTCAACATTGGACACCGTCGGATTTGCTTCGGTTTTATCGTACACGGCAAAGCGTATGCCGTTTTCTTTTAGAACCCGTATAAGCGGTTCCGTTAAACCGTTTGCAACGATTCCCCTGTCGGTTACGATGAGGATTGATGTAAGGTTTTCTTTTTTAAATACTTTATCCAAACCGGAACAGGTCGGAATAATCTCCGGTTCTCTGTACGGAAAAAAAGGCAGGGCCAAGCGAAAGCCGGCTTGATACAAACGGCAATATACAGCTTTTAGAAAAAACATGATGAAATCGAATCTAACATATCTTTTTTTAAATGTCAATAAAACAGTTTTTGTCATAATGATTTTTTGTCATGTAGAAAAAAAACAATACGGTGTCTGCATTGACAGCGGCTAAGGTTGTGATATACTGTAAAAA is a window encoding:
- a CDS encoding iron-containing alcohol dehydrogenase — its product is MYQAGFRLALPFFPYREPEIIPTCSGLDKVFKKENLTSILIVTDRGIVANGLTEPLIRVLKENGIRFAVYDKTEANPTVSNVEEAFSLYKDSGAQGIIAVGGGSPMDCAKAVGARAVYPKKSVEKMKGILRVLRRLPPLIAVPTTAGTGSEVTLAAIITDKEKHDKYALLSFPLIPRYAVLDAALTYTLPPHITSSTGIDALTHAVEAYIGRSTTKETRALALEAARLVFENVEAAYKDGSNHRARENMLHAAHKAGLAFSKSYVGYIHAVAHSLGGFYGTPHGLANAVIMPYVLEAYGKTVHKKLYKMALASGICTERDGRKKGAELFIQTIKDLNARMNIPDKIAGIKEADIPLLSRHAEKEANPLYPVPKLMTRTELAAFYYQIAGK